In a single window of the Streptomyces sp. HUAS ZL42 genome:
- a CDS encoding NlpC/P60 family protein — protein MSGQATQARSAVLVTGCAVLGLLGSMVCLSVLGAAEQEQDAAPVGFATTFDSGRVPTEFVPWIERAARQCAEVSAPLLAAQIEAESGWNPSAVSPADARGLSQFVPGTWATWGVDAAGKDGSPRPDGVADPFTPGDAIMTQARYDCWLADKVKKTNVAGDPTRLMLAAYNAGPGAVEQFGGVPPYPETQAYVAAIIESMADYTDGEPAETGGAFGERVVAAARKWLGTPYSWGGGGPEGPGRGYAQGANTVGFDCSSLVQYAVYQASGGEVLAPRVSQLQVTAGKAVPRDKMRPGDVIGFNLHGSYDHIGIYIGHGQFIHAPKTGDVVKISSLDEPYYTSRPQKVRRFG, from the coding sequence ATGAGCGGCCAGGCCACACAGGCGAGATCTGCGGTGCTGGTGACGGGCTGCGCCGTCCTCGGGCTGCTCGGCTCCATGGTCTGCCTGTCGGTGCTGGGAGCCGCGGAGCAGGAACAGGATGCCGCCCCCGTAGGGTTCGCCACCACGTTCGACTCCGGGCGCGTCCCGACCGAGTTCGTGCCGTGGATCGAGCGCGCCGCCCGGCAGTGCGCGGAGGTCAGCGCCCCGCTGCTGGCCGCCCAGATCGAGGCGGAGTCCGGCTGGAACCCCTCCGCGGTGAGCCCGGCCGACGCGCGGGGCCTGAGCCAGTTCGTCCCCGGCACCTGGGCGACGTGGGGCGTGGACGCGGCCGGCAAGGACGGCAGCCCCCGACCGGACGGCGTGGCCGACCCGTTCACCCCGGGCGACGCCATCATGACCCAGGCGCGCTACGACTGCTGGCTCGCGGACAAAGTCAAGAAGACGAACGTCGCTGGCGATCCCACACGGCTGATGCTCGCCGCCTACAACGCGGGGCCCGGCGCGGTCGAGCAGTTCGGCGGCGTTCCTCCCTACCCGGAGACCCAGGCCTACGTCGCCGCGATCATCGAGTCGATGGCCGACTACACGGACGGCGAACCGGCCGAGACCGGCGGCGCGTTCGGTGAACGGGTGGTGGCGGCCGCCAGGAAATGGCTCGGCACCCCTTACTCGTGGGGCGGCGGCGGGCCGGAGGGCCCCGGGCGCGGGTACGCGCAGGGCGCGAACACGGTCGGGTTCGACTGCTCCAGCCTCGTCCAGTACGCGGTCTACCAGGCCAGCGGCGGCGAGGTCCTCGCGCCGCGGGTCTCCCAACTCCAGGTCACTGCGGGCAAGGCGGTGCCCCGCGACAAGATGCGGCCCGGTGACGTGATCGGGTTCAACCTGCACGGCAGCTACGACCACATCGGCATCTACATCGGCCACGGGCAGTTCATCCACGCCCCCAAGACCGGCGACGTGGTCAAGATCAGCAGCCTCGACGAGCCCTACTACACCAGCAGGCCCCAGAAGGTGAGGCGCTTCGGATGA
- a CDS encoding type IV secretory system conjugative DNA transfer family protein, with translation MSGNAAKGRMYGSELMPWAILLVCGGFLLLFAGVWLGGTLGAAVTGSGWHPPEFSLASFGTLLTEGPATLWPGASPVGVVAGIVLLFATVIALCVVTVLKVMSYISRPKGLAGRRELAALAPAGIAARARELRPSLKGRQELHPDETGNLLGDLSPHGPELRSSFEDVELDLMAPRAGKSTGIAVPRVLRAQGAVLLTSNKSDVYAVTRAERAKAGRVWTFDPQGIAHAPREMWWDLLADCHTIEGARRLAGHFVASVNDDQSKKDFWISAAQNTLTALFLAAARGKASVLDLLAWLADPADRTPVDLLRDVNMVAMAEQLQGTVRGAVETRDGIYETARQCVACLLDPEIVAWVTPDPRLPQFKPHEHVLGRDTLYLLSKDGGGSAAGVIAGLADATMRAGVVAAERMGGRLDPPMTAVLDEAANVCRISDLPDLYSHFGSRGINVVTLLQSYRQGSRVWGEAGMDAMWSAATVKLLGAGLDDADFVEKISKLVGNHDVRTPSISKSKEGTSRSYSYRLDPVLPADRIRALPKGTALLLVTGVRPALIQLRPWYKEPDAGTISAAAKAETAAITERAARSWSGGPHPAAEGSASRWQREAVTLRKPYGG, from the coding sequence ATGAGCGGCAACGCGGCCAAGGGCCGCATGTACGGCAGCGAACTCATGCCGTGGGCGATCCTGCTGGTATGCGGCGGATTCCTCCTGCTCTTCGCCGGCGTATGGCTGGGCGGGACGCTGGGTGCCGCGGTGACCGGCTCGGGCTGGCACCCGCCGGAGTTCAGCCTGGCGTCGTTCGGCACCCTGCTGACCGAGGGCCCGGCCACACTGTGGCCAGGCGCGTCACCGGTCGGCGTGGTGGCCGGGATCGTCCTGCTCTTCGCCACCGTCATCGCACTCTGTGTCGTGACCGTGCTCAAGGTGATGAGCTACATCTCGCGGCCCAAGGGACTCGCCGGCCGCCGTGAGCTGGCCGCCCTCGCCCCGGCCGGCATCGCGGCCCGCGCACGCGAACTGCGCCCCTCGCTCAAGGGCCGGCAGGAGCTCCACCCCGACGAGACCGGCAATCTCCTCGGCGACCTCTCACCCCACGGCCCCGAACTGCGCTCCTCCTTCGAGGACGTGGAGCTCGACCTGATGGCCCCGCGGGCCGGCAAGTCCACCGGCATCGCCGTCCCCCGCGTGCTGCGCGCGCAGGGCGCGGTGCTGCTGACCTCCAACAAGTCCGACGTGTACGCCGTGACCCGCGCCGAACGCGCGAAGGCCGGCCGGGTGTGGACGTTCGACCCGCAGGGCATCGCCCACGCCCCGCGTGAGATGTGGTGGGACCTCCTCGCCGACTGCCACACCATCGAGGGCGCCCGCCGGCTGGCCGGGCACTTCGTGGCGTCCGTCAACGACGACCAGTCGAAGAAGGACTTCTGGATCTCCGCGGCCCAGAACACCCTCACCGCGCTGTTCCTCGCCGCCGCCCGCGGCAAGGCGTCCGTGCTCGACCTGCTCGCCTGGCTCGCCGACCCCGCTGACCGCACGCCGGTCGATCTACTGCGGGACGTCAACATGGTCGCCATGGCCGAGCAGTTGCAGGGCACGGTGCGCGGTGCGGTGGAGACCCGCGACGGCATCTACGAGACAGCCCGGCAGTGCGTGGCCTGTCTGCTCGACCCGGAGATCGTGGCCTGGGTGACGCCGGACCCGCGTCTGCCGCAGTTCAAGCCGCACGAGCACGTGCTCGGCCGGGACACCCTCTATCTGCTGTCCAAGGACGGCGGCGGCTCGGCCGCGGGCGTGATCGCGGGCCTCGCCGACGCGACCATGAGGGCGGGCGTGGTCGCCGCCGAGCGCATGGGCGGCCGGCTCGATCCGCCGATGACCGCGGTCCTCGACGAGGCCGCCAACGTCTGCCGCATCTCCGACCTGCCCGACCTGTACAGCCACTTCGGCTCACGCGGCATCAACGTCGTCACGCTGCTGCAGAGTTACCGCCAGGGCAGCCGCGTGTGGGGCGAGGCGGGCATGGACGCGATGTGGAGCGCGGCCACGGTCAAACTGCTCGGCGCGGGCCTGGACGACGCGGACTTCGTGGAGAAGATCTCCAAGCTCGTCGGCAACCACGACGTGCGCACCCCGTCGATCTCCAAGAGCAAGGAGGGCACGTCACGGTCGTACTCCTACCGCCTGGACCCGGTCCTGCCCGCGGATCGCATCCGCGCCCTGCCCAAGGGCACGGCCCTGCTGCTGGTCACCGGTGTGCGCCCCGCCCTGATCCAACTGCGGCCCTGGTACAAGGAGCCGGACGCCGGCACGATCTCGGCGGCGGCCAAGGCGGAGACGGCCGCCATCACCGAACGGGCCGCACGCTCCTGGTCCGGCGGCCCGCATCCGGCGGCCGAGGGCTCGGCGAGCAGATGGCAGCGGGAAGCGGTCACCCTACGCAAGCCGTACGGCGGGTAG
- a CDS encoding SCO6880 family protein has product MSTETATADPTYGNWRRPRRPGLGPFGLVGTIGLFGGLVLDLLVSLISLQFTLVVIVIQCTFLLPLAVRTQDGRNVYQLTALRIGWFRRKAKGVTTYVSGPLSQRPGGKFRPPGLLSRVRVTEGRDAYDQPFGVLHHPSRNLYTIVLGCEPDGGSLVDPDQIDNWVAAWGHWLARLSSEPNLRGASVIVETAPDTGTRLANEVLPRIDPGAPAAARAVMEEVVQRYPTASSEMHTYLTLTYGMPTGQKRKSEDIIADLAIRIPGLLDGVVRAGGGPAAPLSAENIAEVVRVAYDPAVAADVLEARAVHGGTGLEWDDAGPAAAIEKVNAYQHDSGVSRTWMLTLAPRGTVRAQVLRGLLEDAPGTRRKRVALLYRPIDPATSARIVEADRRAAQFMATSRRGMVQARAANEVRAAEQTAVEEATGAGLVEFSLMVTVTVDSDAELEDANVTVRNLLAGARLLMRPADRMQAAAFSCTLPVGILPWEHTLMPRELKEAL; this is encoded by the coding sequence ATGTCCACCGAAACCGCCACCGCAGACCCGACGTACGGGAACTGGCGCAGGCCGAGGCGGCCCGGCCTCGGTCCGTTCGGGCTCGTCGGCACCATCGGGCTGTTCGGCGGGCTCGTCCTCGACCTGTTGGTGTCGCTGATCTCACTGCAGTTCACACTGGTCGTGATCGTCATCCAGTGCACGTTCCTGCTGCCGCTGGCCGTGCGCACACAGGACGGGCGCAACGTCTACCAGCTCACCGCCCTGCGCATCGGCTGGTTCCGGCGCAAGGCCAAGGGGGTGACCACCTATGTCTCCGGTCCGCTGTCGCAGCGGCCGGGCGGCAAGTTCCGCCCGCCGGGACTGCTCAGCCGGGTCAGGGTGACGGAGGGCAGGGACGCCTACGACCAGCCGTTCGGCGTGCTGCACCACCCCAGCAGGAACCTGTACACCATCGTGCTCGGCTGCGAACCCGACGGCGGGTCCCTGGTCGACCCCGACCAGATCGACAACTGGGTGGCGGCATGGGGCCATTGGCTGGCCCGGCTGTCCAGCGAGCCGAACCTGCGCGGAGCCTCCGTGATCGTGGAGACCGCCCCGGACACCGGAACCCGGCTGGCCAACGAGGTGCTGCCGCGCATCGACCCGGGCGCCCCGGCGGCGGCGCGGGCCGTGATGGAGGAGGTGGTGCAGCGCTACCCGACCGCGTCGTCGGAGATGCACACCTACCTCACTCTGACCTACGGGATGCCGACCGGGCAGAAACGCAAGAGCGAGGACATCATCGCCGACCTGGCCATCCGCATTCCCGGCCTGCTGGACGGAGTGGTGAGGGCGGGCGGCGGGCCCGCCGCCCCCTTGTCGGCCGAGAACATCGCCGAAGTCGTCCGGGTGGCCTACGACCCGGCCGTGGCGGCAGACGTCCTCGAAGCCCGTGCCGTCCACGGCGGCACCGGCCTGGAATGGGACGACGCCGGTCCCGCGGCGGCCATCGAGAAGGTCAACGCGTACCAGCACGACTCGGGGGTGTCGCGGACCTGGATGCTCACCCTGGCACCGCGCGGCACGGTGCGCGCCCAGGTGCTGCGCGGCCTGCTGGAGGACGCGCCCGGCACCCGCCGCAAGCGGGTGGCGCTGCTGTACCGGCCCATCGACCCGGCGACCTCGGCGCGCATCGTCGAGGCCGACCGGCGGGCGGCGCAGTTCATGGCCACGTCCCGGCGCGGCATGGTGCAGGCGCGTGCCGCCAACGAGGTGCGCGCCGCCGAGCAGACGGCGGTGGAGGAGGCCACCGGGGCCGGCCTGGTGGAGTTCTCACTGATGGTCACGGTGACGGTCGACTCCGACGCCGAACTGGAGGACGCGAACGTGACGGTGCGCAATCTGCTGGCGGGGGCACGGCTGTTGATGCGGCCGGCCGACCGGATGCAGGCGGCGGCGTTCAGCTGCACGCTGCCGGTCGGAATCCTGCCGTGGGAGCACACGCTGATGCCGCGCGAGTTGAAGGAAGCACTGTGA
- a CDS encoding ATP/GTP-binding protein yields MDPPSMWRATTVQACGLWPFAAGSGAPMTGVPLGQHLYTGATVCGDPMSWFTRAHYISNPSMFMLGMPGLGKSTLVNRMLIGLAATGVVPLVLGDLKPDYADTVRALGGQVISIGRGVGGVNVLDPGAMGAAARKIGGEAGRVLSAETHGRVLNMVAALVTIVRDRAMDDHEQSVLSAALHHLRERTPPGRAPLLPDLVRVIAEGPERVRAVTLDRGEETRYRDAVDPLHRSLLGILDGPLGDTFASETSTRIDLGSPAVCMDISRIGEADTQLTAAAMLAAWSDGLGTVAASHALADAGLTPRRWFFTVLDELWRPLRAASGIVDRIDALTRLNRTLGLGDAKITHTLKDAEALGTDADRVKARGFVERAGMVVCAGLPRQEMEELGHIVGLSRREIELVSSWSSPPGWAAQGDREEPPGRGRFLIKVGGRPGIPIQVAITDTERHLHDTNKRWAANKPADGSRHVGFSE; encoded by the coding sequence CTGGACCCGCCGTCGATGTGGCGGGCCACCACCGTGCAGGCATGCGGGCTGTGGCCGTTCGCGGCGGGTTCCGGCGCGCCCATGACAGGCGTCCCGCTGGGACAGCACCTGTACACCGGAGCCACCGTGTGCGGTGACCCGATGTCGTGGTTCACCCGCGCCCACTACATCTCCAACCCCTCGATGTTCATGCTCGGCATGCCGGGCCTGGGCAAGTCCACCCTGGTCAACCGCATGCTCATCGGTCTGGCCGCCACCGGCGTGGTGCCGCTGGTGCTGGGCGACCTGAAGCCCGACTACGCCGACACCGTGCGGGCTCTGGGCGGCCAGGTCATCTCCATCGGACGCGGCGTGGGCGGCGTCAACGTCCTGGATCCCGGCGCCATGGGTGCGGCCGCCCGGAAGATCGGCGGCGAGGCGGGACGCGTGCTGTCCGCAGAGACCCACGGCCGCGTCCTCAACATGGTCGCCGCACTCGTCACCATCGTGCGCGACCGCGCCATGGACGACCACGAGCAGTCCGTGCTGTCCGCGGCCCTGCACCATCTGCGCGAACGCACACCCCCCGGCCGCGCGCCGCTGCTGCCCGACCTGGTGCGGGTCATCGCCGAAGGACCCGAACGGGTGCGGGCGGTGACCCTGGACCGCGGGGAGGAGACCCGCTACCGCGACGCGGTGGATCCGCTGCACCGCTCGCTGCTCGGCATCCTGGACGGGCCGTTGGGCGACACGTTCGCCTCCGAGACCTCCACCCGCATCGACCTCGGCTCGCCGGCGGTGTGCATGGACATCTCCCGGATCGGGGAGGCGGACACCCAGCTGACCGCGGCGGCGATGCTGGCGGCCTGGTCCGACGGCCTGGGCACGGTGGCCGCCTCCCACGCGCTGGCGGACGCCGGACTCACGCCCCGGCGCTGGTTCTTCACCGTGCTCGACGAGCTGTGGCGGCCGCTGCGCGCGGCCTCCGGCATCGTGGACCGCATCGACGCACTGACTCGCCTCAACCGCACCCTGGGCCTCGGCGACGCCAAGATCACACACACCTTGAAGGACGCCGAGGCGCTGGGCACCGACGCCGACCGGGTCAAGGCGCGCGGCTTCGTCGAGCGCGCCGGCATGGTGGTGTGCGCGGGGCTGCCCCGCCAGGAGATGGAGGAGCTGGGGCACATCGTGGGCCTGTCCCGCCGGGAGATCGAACTGGTCTCCTCCTGGTCCTCGCCGCCGGGCTGGGCCGCGCAGGGGGACCGCGAGGAACCGCCCGGCCGCGGCCGCTTCCTGATCAAGGTCGGTGGCCGGCCCGGCATCCCGATCCAGGTCGCCATCACCGACACCGAGCGACATCTGCACGACACGAACAAGCGGTGGGCGGCGAACAAGCCCGCCGACGGCTCCCGACACGTCGGCTTCTCCGAGTAA
- a CDS encoding transglycosylase SLT domain-containing protein translates to MSAAAGEDEQAQKDKTRNTVLFAGLASAPILGCLAFVLLIVIAIGTLVACLLGFVFWPLMLLCKINLLPCGDDSDGGGLDNDQVIAAYESDGKGQLNSATIPSQYVTLVEEAGNECTQIGAIVIAAQIQLESGWNEKLVGPDGAEGISQVPPDKFKEFGEDADDNDKTSGLDAADSIKAQSKYMCSLAKEIDTLIANNEVKGDPLNLTLAAYDSGLDAVKQAKGVPDNDRAQSYIIGVRSGFALYSNSVDMPYESPYPSLSPRPTPSS, encoded by the coding sequence GTGAGCGCAGCTGCCGGTGAGGATGAGCAGGCCCAGAAGGACAAGACCAGGAACACCGTGCTCTTCGCCGGCCTCGCCAGCGCGCCGATCCTGGGGTGCCTCGCCTTCGTCCTCCTCATCGTCATCGCCATCGGGACGCTGGTCGCGTGCCTTCTGGGGTTTGTGTTCTGGCCGCTCATGCTTCTCTGCAAGATCAACCTCTTGCCCTGCGGCGACGACAGCGACGGAGGGGGGCTGGACAACGACCAGGTCATTGCCGCATACGAGAGCGACGGGAAGGGCCAGCTGAACTCCGCCACCATCCCCTCCCAGTACGTCACGCTCGTCGAGGAAGCCGGGAACGAGTGCACGCAGATCGGCGCCATCGTCATCGCCGCGCAGATCCAGCTGGAGTCGGGGTGGAACGAGAAGCTGGTCGGCCCCGACGGGGCAGAGGGCATCTCCCAAGTGCCCCCGGACAAGTTCAAGGAGTTCGGCGAGGACGCGGACGACAATGACAAGACCTCTGGCCTGGACGCCGCGGACTCGATCAAGGCGCAGTCCAAGTACATGTGCTCACTGGCCAAGGAGATCGACACACTGATCGCCAACAACGAGGTCAAGGGGGATCCCCTGAACCTGACCCTGGCGGCGTACGACAGCGGCCTGGACGCGGTCAAGCAGGCGAAGGGCGTACCGGACAACGACCGGGCGCAGAGCTACATCATCGGCGTCAGGTCGGGCTTCGCCCTGTACTCCAACTCCGTCGACATGCCGTACGAGTCGCCGTACCCCTCCCTCAGCCCGCGGCCCACGCCCTCGTCGTGA
- a CDS encoding DUF418 domain-containing protein, translated as MLFSSRTPPRFPAAAPPPSRVREIDVLRGFALLGILLVNVQTMAGPRVGAGGELVVSRVDQVAAWLVTALVSAKFYLLFSFLFGYSFTLQRVAAEHAGAPFAPRHLRRLSCLFLLGLAHGVLLFSGDVLMVYAVLSLVLFAVRDTASPTLLRTAAWLVAGTAACLLAWGWLTVAFAQPLRPQDVTAVVHEWVTAYRGEPGAVVEARLRSLRDTLGWNILYGADMLAAFLAGLAAGRRRVLAETDRYRAWMTQILVCGLPAGLAGSVFMAVCRNGPLDARWYDVGSAVGVLTAPALTAAYVCGLLLLLGTGPGRRLGHVLAPAGRMALTNYLTQSLVAAFVFTGYGLACYGRHGTAAVLAGAVVLYVAQLTVSNRLLRHLRYGPAEWLLRTATLARRP; from the coding sequence TTGCTCTTCTCGTCCCGCACACCGCCCCGTTTCCCAGCCGCAGCGCCGCCGCCGAGCCGTGTCCGGGAGATCGACGTCCTGCGAGGGTTCGCGCTGCTGGGCATCCTGCTGGTCAATGTGCAGACGATGGCCGGGCCGCGGGTGGGGGCGGGCGGAGAGCTGGTCGTGTCGCGGGTCGACCAGGTGGCCGCGTGGCTGGTCACGGCTCTGGTCTCGGCCAAGTTCTACCTGCTGTTCTCGTTCCTGTTCGGGTACAGCTTCACCCTGCAACGGGTCGCGGCCGAGCACGCCGGCGCCCCCTTCGCGCCCCGACATCTGCGTCGGCTGAGCTGTCTGTTCCTGTTGGGCCTCGCCCACGGCGTGCTGCTGTTCTCCGGCGACGTCCTGATGGTGTACGCGGTGCTGAGCCTCGTACTGTTCGCCGTCCGGGACACCGCGTCGCCCACCCTGCTGCGGACCGCGGCCTGGCTCGTCGCCGGTACCGCGGCCTGCCTGCTGGCCTGGGGCTGGCTCACGGTCGCCTTCGCTCAGCCGCTGCGTCCGCAGGACGTCACGGCCGTGGTGCACGAGTGGGTGACGGCCTACCGGGGCGAGCCCGGCGCGGTCGTCGAGGCCCGTCTGCGGTCGCTGCGCGATACGTTGGGCTGGAACATCCTCTACGGCGCCGACATGCTGGCCGCGTTCCTCGCCGGACTGGCCGCGGGCCGCCGCAGGGTGCTCGCCGAGACGGACCGGTACCGCGCGTGGATGACGCAGATCCTCGTCTGCGGCCTGCCGGCCGGGCTGGCCGGCAGCGTCTTCATGGCGGTGTGCCGTAACGGCCCGCTCGACGCCCGCTGGTACGACGTGGGATCCGCCGTCGGCGTCCTCACCGCCCCGGCCCTGACCGCCGCATACGTCTGTGGCCTGCTGCTCCTGCTGGGCACCGGCCCCGGCCGGCGGCTGGGTCATGTTTTGGCTCCCGCCGGGCGGATGGCCCTGACCAACTACCTCACCCAGTCACTGGTGGCGGCGTTCGTCTTCACGGGCTACGGCCTTGCGTGTTACGGCCGCCACGGCACGGCGGCGGTCCTGGCCGGGGCCGTCGTCCTGTACGTGGCGCAACTCACGGTCAGCAACCGCCTGCTGCGCCACCTACGATACGGCCCGGCCGAATGGCTGCTGCGTACGGCGACGCTGGCGAGGCGGCCCTGA
- a CDS encoding DUF6668 family protein: MPRPERALPVTRPRTGAGQAWWWLGVHGGAGVSTLERAVPGGRDAGRAWPVSGGSQSVVLVARTSANGIRAAQNAAQQWASGMVTGIDLLGLVVVADAPGRRPKVLQNLVRLVSGAVPRLWEIPWVEPWRLGESPMAHLPKECAPMARDLTRLTRPV; this comes from the coding sequence GTGCCGCGGCCCGAGCGCGCGCTGCCCGTCACCAGGCCTCGGACGGGTGCCGGCCAGGCCTGGTGGTGGCTGGGGGTGCACGGCGGCGCGGGGGTCAGCACCCTGGAGCGGGCTGTGCCGGGTGGCCGGGACGCGGGCCGTGCCTGGCCGGTGTCCGGTGGCTCCCAGTCGGTCGTGCTCGTCGCTCGGACCAGCGCGAACGGCATCAGGGCTGCGCAGAACGCGGCGCAGCAATGGGCCTCGGGCATGGTCACGGGCATCGATCTGCTCGGCCTGGTCGTCGTCGCCGATGCCCCCGGCCGACGCCCCAAGGTCCTGCAGAACCTCGTGCGGCTGGTCTCCGGCGCGGTGCCCCGGCTGTGGGAGATCCCGTGGGTGGAGCCCTGGCGGCTCGGTGAGTCGCCCATGGCCCACCTGCCCAAGGAATGCGCGCCGATGGCCCGCGACCTGACCCGACTCACCCGGCCCGTATAG
- a CDS encoding DUF6668 family protein encodes MGVPSATSAGSQMWVRGPIAQQAASARTAPAAPSRPAARTALPRPPTPAGRAPSASRGHQVAWVTAHGGSGASTLARVLGGADIGSRWPDPARGEPGRVLLVARTHNAGMRAASQALNALRKGEHPAGVQLLAVVLVADAPGRLPRPLGRRVRVLRSAAEVHRVPWIPAWRLGEEADQLPRAVRALARSIAAPAGHPGRPR; translated from the coding sequence ATGGGCGTCCCTTCGGCGACGTCCGCCGGCTCGCAGATGTGGGTCCGCGGACCGATCGCACAACAGGCAGCGTCGGCGCGTACGGCACCGGCCGCACCATCGCGCCCCGCAGCCCGGACGGCGCTGCCCAGGCCCCCCACGCCGGCCGGACGAGCGCCGTCGGCGTCCCGGGGCCACCAGGTCGCCTGGGTCACCGCGCACGGAGGCTCCGGGGCGAGCACGCTCGCCCGGGTCCTGGGCGGCGCGGACATCGGCAGCCGGTGGCCCGACCCGGCCAGGGGCGAACCCGGCCGGGTGCTGCTGGTGGCACGCACCCACAACGCGGGCATGAGAGCGGCGTCCCAGGCACTGAACGCACTGCGCAAGGGGGAGCACCCCGCGGGAGTGCAGCTCCTGGCCGTCGTGCTCGTCGCCGACGCGCCGGGACGGCTGCCGCGCCCACTGGGCCGACGTGTGCGCGTGCTGCGTTCGGCAGCCGAGGTCCACCGCGTTCCGTGGATCCCTGCCTGGCGCCTCGGCGAGGAGGCCGACCAACTTCCAAGGGCGGTGCGCGCGCTGGCCCGGAGCATCGCGGCCCCGGCCGGCCACCCGGGGAGGCCGAGGTGA
- a CDS encoding sigma-70 family RNA polymerase sigma factor, with protein MSWTVMGSTGAVTARERAMRTLFDEQAGDLYKYVMRLLGGDRHRAEDVVQETLLRCWRTQDLESGEPQRPWLFRVARNLVVDEYRLRMARPQEVDGTAWLDELLAQRDDVDQLLSSMILRDAFSALSPKHREVVYETYYCGRSTREAALVLGIPPGTVKSRLYHAVRALRMALGVVATPDEEVGAKPAWWCTPAA; from the coding sequence TTGAGCTGGACCGTGATGGGTTCCACGGGAGCGGTCACCGCTCGGGAACGAGCGATGCGCACGTTGTTCGACGAGCAAGCCGGGGATCTGTACAAGTATGTGATGCGGTTACTGGGGGGCGACCGGCACAGAGCGGAGGACGTGGTGCAGGAGACGCTGCTGCGCTGCTGGCGCACTCAGGACCTGGAAAGCGGCGAGCCCCAGCGGCCGTGGCTGTTCCGGGTGGCCCGCAATCTCGTCGTCGACGAGTACCGGCTGCGCATGGCGCGTCCCCAGGAGGTCGACGGCACCGCCTGGCTGGACGAACTGCTGGCGCAGCGCGACGACGTCGACCAGCTGCTTTCCTCGATGATCCTCAGGGACGCGTTCAGCGCGCTGTCGCCCAAGCACCGCGAGGTGGTGTACGAGACCTACTACTGCGGCAGGTCGACGCGCGAGGCAGCCCTGGTGCTCGGTATCCCGCCGGGCACCGTCAAATCGCGCCTGTACCACGCCGTACGGGCCCTGCGCATGGCCCTGGGCGTCGTCGCGACTCCCGACGAGGAGGTCGGCGCGAAGCCCGCGTGGTGGTGCACGCCCGCGGCGTGA